The Ciconia boyciana chromosome 7, ASM3463844v1, whole genome shotgun sequence region ttgTGTGCGTTGTTGtgtttaagggaaaaaaagccaacaccCACACCCGCAAAAACCCCGGTACCCATTCAAATGTGTGAATTTACAGGCAGCTGATCTGTGCTTGGCttcctgcctgccagcctgcagcaggcaggatgcTGCAGGTGGAGAGGAAGTGGATGGGTCTTGAATCCCAGTGGAGGGACCAAGCAGGCAGGGTGGCTGCTTCATCCCGTCTTGCCGGCTGTCGTCCTGGTGCGTGGACAGGGCTGAGTGCTGGCCGGTGGCGTGTGGAAGGGGACAGTTGGTCTGAGCAGTGCCGCTGGCAGTGCTGAGTGGCAGGAGAGACGAGCCCTTGCGCTCCAGCCGCCTTCCCCTGTGTGCTAGTGATGTCTCTTCACCCTCTGTTCCTCCCAGGCAGGTTTTAACGCTGGTGATGGAAAGCGCTACTTCAACATCCCCGGATCCCGCACCGATGACATCGCTGACGTGGAGATGACGACAAATGTGGGTATCCCCGGGCGCTGGGTGTTCAGAATCGATGATGCCCAGGTGCAAGTGGGGGGCTGCAGCAATACAAGTAAGAGGACAGCAGTTAGGTTTATTTAACTCCCAACCCAACCCCACACTGTTCTCCAGCCTGTCTTTCCCTGCCTCAACCCCCACCTCCGCGGGGTGGAAGAGATGGCTCGAAgggcttggggagggaggggaggcagccaTGGGGGGACCATCCTCAGTGCCTGCCGTGACTGGGGATGGCACTTATAGGTGCCccggggctgggaaggggctgggagagcaaatggggaggggaggaagactTTTGAGATGAAAAGAGCCTGCGGGGAGTGATGAGGGAGGCTGGGAAGGCGGTAACGGCACACAGGCAGGGGCACGGCACGAGGGACCGGCACCCTAGGGGGATGCACAGCTCTGTAAGTCCCAGGAGGCCGGGGCAAGCCGTGCGGAGAGCTGCTGCATGCCAGCCTCCCCCGTGGGGCCagggtgccagggctgggccaTGGTCCCCACCCCGGGGGTCCTGACATGTACCCCACGGAGCTGCTGGCCTCCTGTTCCTcgtccctgctccccccccagcTGTGTTTTCCCACCCGTGATCTGCGTGTGTCTCGCATTGCCGGTGGGTTTGCTGTACATGGGCTCTCCTGtccccctttccctctgccctgggcaCTAAGCGAGGGCATGTCCATGTGCCCCTGGCCGGCGGGGCTGACCCTGTGCAGCCTCTCCCCCTTGCGCAGGAGGAATAAAACTGCCCCCCGTCCCAGGGGAGCCTGCGAGGAGCGGACCCTGCCCTGCCATGAGACAGGCAGCTCCTGTGGGCTCCCTGAGCATCCTGGGGAGCCGGGTGGGCGCGGAGACAGACCCCGGTGCTGGTGTGGCTGGAAGGCGGCGGGTGAGCCCTGCTGGGGTGTGGGCTGACAGGGGGCACTGCCTGTCCCCACAGCCTCTGTCTGCCTGACACTGCGGCCCTGCCTGAATGGGGGGAAGTGTATCGAGGACTGCATCACGGGCAACCCCTCGTAcacctgctcctgcctggctggcTTTACCGGGAAGAGGTGCCATGTTGGTGAGTGCTGTCCCCGAGCTCCTGGCGCTTTGTCACAGGGAGCAGGTCTCACTTCTGGTGTCACAGCCACGTGCTGGCAGTCTCTGTCCCTgtggctgtccctgccctgagcTCCTGCCCCCACCCGGGGCTCTGTTTCAGATGTGGACGAGTGTCTCTCCCACCCATGTCAGAATGGAGCCACCTGCCTCAATGGTGCCGGCAGCTTCAGCTGCAGGTGCCTGCCGGGCTTCAGAGGCACCAGCTGCGAGGCCGGTGAGCATGGGGCTGCCAGCGTGGCGGGGCTGGGTCTTTGCCATGCTTGAAGAGCAGAGACCCCAagcttggggggagggggggggatcTTCAAGATTGGGGCTGCTGTGGAAGCTGCTGGGCTTGAGTGGTTTGTGACGGGTGCTGAGCACCGCCGGCTTGGATTTCAGCTTGCTCCAGGCAAAGGAAACTTTGCTCTGGCTGTGAGCCCTTCCTGCTACTGGCAGCCTGCTCCGCCAAGGGCTCAGCTCAGCGCTGCCGCCGGCACGTCTCCCCACCACTGCTCCTTTAGTGAGAAAAACTGGCAGTTAGTGCTGAAACAGAAGTCTTGGAGGCCCTGCTTTTGCAGGTGATGCTCTTGTCCCAAGCCCTTTGAAGCCAGCGGGGATTCTCCCGGTCCCTGGCAGGGGCTGTGGTGGTCGAtttcccctgctgctggccTCTGCCCACCGGTGGAAGTGCTGCCAAAGCATTTGGCTCCCAGCAAGCCTCCGTGCtggtggaggagagcagggagttgacttttgggggagggagggagaagcgCCCAGCATGGCATGCTGGCATCCAAGAGGTGCAGGGGGATGAAAGGGCTGAGCTGCCTGAGGAAGAGTTTTGGGAAGAGCCATGGCTGGGGACGTGACTGCTGTCTCCCACTGGAGGGTGTGTTGGTGGCTCCGAGGTGCACTCTCTGCCCGGCCCCAGCATCACCATGTGTGCAGAGGATGCCATGTGctggtcctgcacctgggttgatgccccccctctctttttttcgGTGTCCCACTGCAGAAGAGTCGCCATGTGAGAGTAGAGTGTGCCAGAACGGCGGGAGGTGCCAGGCAGTGAATGGGACAGCAGCGTGCTTGTGCCAGCCAGGGTACACAGGGGTGGACTGCCAGACAGGTGGGTGGCAGGAGCAGGCGTGGGGGGGGGTTGGTGACATTTTGTGCCTTGGCAAGCTGCCTTCCCACGCTGCTCCACCCCTGGCCGTCGTTTTGGGAGGGAAGTGCTTGGCGTTGCTGGTGGCactgattcccccccccccccccccccccccggctattgccttccccctcccaagCATCATCCAGGATGGGAGGCAGCGGGTGGACTGGCAGTGCCTATGCCTGGCCTGACCACCCCTCCCGACCTCCCCTTGCAGAGGTGAATGAGTGCGAGTCCAGTCCATGCCTGAACGGTGGGCACTGCATTGACCTGGTCGATAACTACACCTGTGTGTGCCTGGAGCCCTTCGTGGGACAGCGCTGTGAGACaggtgcctgctcctgcctgcgcCTCAGGATGACCCACACTAGGGACTGTGTCCCCCACACTCTGCTGGCCatcacagcccctctcccagggCCAGGCTCTGCTCATCACTTGCTTGCTTTCCCCCCCCAGACTCATCTTCCTGCGAGGACCGGAGCTGCCGGAACCGGCAGACGTGCAACTACATCCGCCCTGGCCGCTACATCTGCACCTGCTCCCCGGGTTATTATGGCAACAACTGCCAGTATGGTGAGTGGAGGCACGTCTCGCCCAGCCTGGCACAGGAGCTGGTTTCGCGGGAGCCGGGGGGAAGGGGTGAATGGCTAAAAAGGGGCTGCATCAGCCATAGGCAGTGCCGAAAGCTGGTGGGCAGGGTATGCAGAGGGATCATGGTGCTGCCGGCAGGGAGCTCCTTCCATCGGGGCTGCTTGGCCATGGTGGGGTCTCCAGTGTGAAGCTGGGCTAgaccagctctgccctgcctcccccaggaGAGAGGGTGTtccagccccaggctgggaTGGCTGTGGCTcagcctcccccttccccacaggCGGGCCCCGcgtgcctgctgcctgcctctcccaccCATGCCAGAAtgcgggcagctgcctggagaCAGAGCAGGGCTACATCTGCGAATGCCAGGAGGGCTACACTGGGCAGGACTGTCGAGACAGTGAGTACCAGGAGGATCTCTGTGGTGGGATGTCACATCTCTAGGGGAGCCCTTGTGCTCCtgagaaggagaagcagcagccctggagagCCCACTGAGGGCTCCTGGACTGAACAGCGGATCCGTCCTGCTGAAGGAGGCTatgtctgggggggggggggagggggaggactCGTGGCTGCTACCCACCTGAGCTCCCCCTGTGGATGGCATCCAGCAAGGCTGCTTGGCTTTCCCAGTACCACAAGCAGGAGGGGTCCTGGCATGCTCCCATCTCCTCTCTTGCAGAGCTCTCGGAGGGCTGCGAGTGTCGCAACGGGGGCAGTTGTCTGGAGGGGAACGTCACCATCTGCCAGTGCCTGCCTGGGTTTTTTGGTCTCCTCTGTGAATTTGGTAGGTGAAGGCTTCTTGCTCGCTGTGTTTGCTCCCTCTCCAGAATGCTTgagccaggcaggctgcaggcaagCAAGGAAACACTCTGCCAATGCCTGAGCCTAGTGTGGTACCAGGGGTATGCACTGAATTTGAGCCTGGAAATATTGTCCCCTGGTGAGGAGGCAACGCTTCTATCTCCATCGCTCCCCCTTGAGCCgtgcctctcccagcccctggccccagcccagcttCCCTGGGTAGGGAGGGAACCGTAGCCTTCGTGCACTCCTGCTCCGAAGCTCACTGGGCATCCGGGCTGGCCCTTGCCCTTCACACAGTCTGTGGCATGTGGTACAGAGGGTCTGTCCCGTCTCATCAGACCCTGCAAAGTTAGGACACCCCAGTTTCTGGCCAGGCAGCTGGCTGGATGTCGTCCTGCCACCAGTTGACGGAGGCTGGCACTCGCCATGTGTTCGCAGAAGTCACTACCACACCGTGCAACATGAACACCCAGTGCCCAGATGGTGGGTACTGCATGGAGTATGGTGGGAGCTACCTGTGCGTCTGCCACACTGACTATGGCACCAACCACAGTAAGTCTTGTCCATGGGGATGCGGGACCAGCCCTGGGAAGGGACATGCAACAGGGGTTGGGGGCTGAGCAGGGATACAGTAATCGGCCAGGGAGCAGCCCTCACACCCCTGGTCATACGTCCTCAGTGATGCCCTGTGTTTGGCTTTGCAGCAATGCCATCCCCCTGTGACTCGGAGCCCTGCCTGAATGGCGGGTCCTGCGAGGTTCATGACGACTCATATACCTGCGAGTGTCCTCAAGGCTTCCTTGGCAAGCACTGTGAGAAAGGTACCTGCATggagctccctgccagccccaggacCAGAAAAGAGCTTGGATCCTTGTGGTAGATGAGCGGCTgcttgctgagctgcagctaGAAATGGGTGCAGGTtatcccatcccatcctatcCCACAGGGTGGAGGGAGGATTGCGTGGCTCTCTTCACAGCCCCTAACAGTTGCGGTAGCTGATCCAGTTGTTGTGTTTCCTGCAGAACACCATTAGTGTTGGAGTTTTTTTACATGCCTGAGCTTCTGGCCTCAGGAACAGCCACCAGTCCCCTGGCATCATGCACCCATGGCACCCGCAAGGCCCCGGCATGTGTCTGCATGGGTGTTGTTTCATGGTGTTGCTGAGCCCAGGGCTATGAGGCTTAGGTGTGCTCTGCTTTCCCGCAGCAAGGGGTTTGGTGGGGTGCTGGCGGGAGGCGATGGCTCTcagggtgctggcagcagggggtGACCCCTGCTCTCGGCGTTCTCTCTGCAGCTAAGCCACGGCTCTGCAGCACGGGGCCCTGTCGCAACGGGGGCACCTGCAGGGAGGCGGATGGCGAGTACCACTGCACCTGCCCCTACCGCTTCACTGGCAAGCACTGTGAGATTGGTACGGCTTCCCAGCCCCCACCCCGGGGAGGAGAGGCAACAGTCATCCATGCTCAttgctcagctcctgcctgccctctctccccaggTAAGCCAGACCCTTGCGCCTCAGGGCCTTGCCAGAACAGGGGCACCTGCTTCCACTACATCGGCAAGTACAAGTGCGACTGTCCCCCAGGCTACACTGGCCGGCACTGTGAGATTGGTAGGTGTgagcagggctgcctggggaggtgTTGGGGCTGCTAGTGGAGCCAACAGCCGTGGTGGTAGCAAGCGAGCcttgctgcttgctttgaaCCTCCTTCCCTGTAATTTGAAGTGCTTTGACTCTTCCTTGCACCCTGCTGGAAGCCGGGGAAGCGCTGCCAGAGGGGGAAAGGGGATGGCTCTAGTTTCTgggctctgccagctctgcagtggtTGCTCTTTGCTCCGCTCTTCTAGTGCCCTCCCCGTGCTTCTTCAGCGCCTGTGAGAATGGCGCTACCTGTGAGGACCGTGGCAAGGGCTATGCTTGCACATGCCCAATGGGCTATGTAGGGAAGCACTGCCAGTCTGGTAAGGGCCTTGTGCTGCCCCTGCCAGCCAGAAGCTTGGGGTGCCTCTGTGGGCCCCACTCACCCCCCTGTCTCTCCCCAGAGGTTGACTGCGGCGTTCCCAGTGAGGTGAAGCATGCCCAGGCCTCTTTCAACTCCACCAAGGTGGGCTCGCTGGCTGAATACCATTGTGAGCTGGGCTACACCCTCAGTCAGCACAACCACCCCCGTGTCTGCCGCTTGCCAGGTGTCTGGAGTGACCCCCCCGAGTGCGATGGTGAGAAGCCCTGGGGCACCGTCCCAGTGGCCTGCGCTTATGACCATGGTTTGGTGACCCCAGGACATGGACTCCAGTCCTCCCCTGCCCGTGTCTGTGGACAGAGCTCCCCCGGGGACCCCTGCCTGGTGCTCATGTCTCTCGCCTTATCTCTCCCCTGCCCAAATGCTTGCAGAGATCGATGAGTGctggtcccagccctgcctgaatGGTGGCCGGTGCAAGGACCATGTCGCCAAGTTCCTGTGCCTGTGTGAGCCGGGTTACACTGGCCACCACTGCGAGTCGGGTAGGAGACCGTGCCTGGTATGCTCTGGGGCCACTGCAGGCAGCCATAGCAAACCCTTCCTCGCCCCCCAGGCCTTGGGGAATGACAGCGGGCGTGAACCCACggccaggagctgggctgcctGTGGTTGTGTGGGCTGGCTTCAGTCTCCTGCCTGTGCGCTCAGATCAGCCTGCAGCGAGTGCTCCTCTTCCGGAGCCCCCGGCCAGCTGTGGGATGTGCTGGTGGGGAGACGCTGGTCATGGTtgggcagaggagcaggcagggctgtggggcacgTGCGCTACTTGTGTCCCCCTGCTAATGGATGCTGTGTAGGCATCCCCATCACTGATGGGGCAATGACTTCTCCTGACACATGTTAAGCCCGTGCAGAGAAGCCCTAGATCTCGGGATCTGTGTGGCAAGTGCCCTGCATGGCTCCAGAGCTATTGGCCAAGagtcagaggaaaaagcagcttgAGGTTGCACACTTTTGGCCACACTGTGCTCATGCTCCCTTGTATGCACATGGTCGTGGTTGTGTATGGGTGCTGGTTGAAGCGGGTGACAGGCAGCATGGGGGCTGGTGGGACTCTGTGGCAGGCGGCTCTAATCTGGCTACCCAGGGCCTGGCAGAGGACAGTGGTGGGAGAAGGTGGGATACCCGCCAGGGGTTAGAGGAGGGGACGTGCCCCAGGCACCCTGCGGGACCTCTTGGCACAACCCCACACTGCCAgctgtccccacgtgtccctgtgggcatgtccccatgcccagctCCCACTGCAGCCCCTGCGCAGGGGCAGGCATGGGGTAATGGGCTCCCAATGGCCTCAGGAGTAGGGCTGTTCCTGGCTGGTGGGCTTGGGGGTAGTGAGTGACGTGGGGAGGCTCTGCACCCTGCGGGAGAAGCGCTGCCTCTCTGagccccctgtcccctgccactGACCCCATTGCTGTGCTGAGCCGGTGCCTGTCCTCCCGCCGCTCCCCAGATGTCGACGAGTGCCAGTCAGAGCCCTGTAAGAACGGCGGAACCTGCCGGGACCTCCCTGGGTCCTTTGCTTGCTACTGTCCTGAGGGCTTTGTGGGGACCCAGTGCGAGACAGGTAGGGACTCGCCCTtcctggggtggtgggaggctGGACTGGGCACTGGGATGCGGCCGGGACCAGCACCGAGCCAGGCGGCTCGTTGCCGTCTTGGGCACCTTGACCCCGAGCCATCGCTCTGGGGACTTGCTGCCTGTCACGCCTCCTTGCCTGCGGTTTCGGGGGCAGAGCTGAAACTGCtctggtggggagggagcaagGAACAAGGTGTCTGCCAGTGATGGATCCCCTTTTGAAGGCATTCACCCCCTGGATGTGGCTGCCACAGCGCTTGGGTGGGATTCTGGGTCCAGACCCACTGTGCCAAGCCCTGGGCTGCACGTCCATTCTGCTGCCCGCTCAGGGGGTCATTGCCATTGCTCGCCCACgggagctggctgctggcatGCTGGGGGCCCCCACTCACCaccagcctcctcctgcctccagaaGTGGATGCCTGTGAGTCAGGCCCTTGCCGAAATGGAGGGGAATGCGAGAGCTACGGGGGCTCCTACCTCTGCGTGTGCCCGGAGGGTTTCTTCGGCTACCACTGTGAGACAGGTGAGGTGGGCAGGGTGGCTCGGCACAGGGCCACTTGGCCAGCTGGCACTGCTAATACTGCCGGGCCTGGCGCTTCTCCTGCAGCCAGCGACCCCTGCTTCTCCAGCCCCTGCGGGAGCAGAGGCTACTGCCTGCCTGGCAATGGCACCCACAGCTGCACCTGCAAAGTCAGCTACACAGGCAAGAGCTGCGAAAAAGGTAAAGGCCCTCAGGAGCGGCACCAGGATGTGGCGCGGGGCTCGACAACGGCCTGGCGGTGGCCACTGCCCACGGAGGGCTCGACACTGTTTGGGACCAGCAGCTCTCCTTgaggcgggcagggctggggcctTGTCTCCGTGGGGGGGCAGCCCGGGCCCCATCCATGCTGCGGGCGGGTGCTGGCATGCTGAGCTGCTGCCGCAGGTGCCAGGCTTGGCGTGAGGATGTCGGGAACAGGTTTTACTGGCCCCCTGCAGTGATGGCGATCCCCTCAGATGCCCTCAGGAGGGGAGGCCGAGGTGTCCAAGGGAAGCCTCTTGCCGCCAGCAGTGGTGTCTCTGGGGCCCCTCGTCCCATCTTGCCGGTGCCCTAGGCCTGGCAGGTGGCAGCAAGCGCTCGACCGCCAGTGCTGCCAGGTCACAGTGGCTGGGAGTGCTCCTGGTGCCCTGGCTCCTCCGGTGCCCGCAGTGCCCCTGCCAGGTGTGCGGAGAGAGAGAGCAAGGGCCCCATCCTCCATCGCTGCCTCTCTGCCTCTTGCTGCCGGGGTCTGTTATCTAAAGATTCATGGCGTTACCTCTCCCCTTTGCTTTTGCCCACACCCTGAAGAATTGCTGCCACCAACCTCATTAAAGGTGGAAAGGGTGGAGGACACTGGTGTGTTGATTTCTTGGCACCCACCTGAGGACGCAGCCGCCAGGCAACTCATTGACGGCTACGCCGTGACGTACGTATCCCTCGACGGCTCTTACCGCAGGACAGATTTTGTGGACCGAAGTCGTTCTGCCCACCAATTGCGGGCACTAGCCTCCGGCAGAGCCTacaatatttctgtcttttcagtcaAACGCAACGTGAACAACAAGAATGATATCAGCAGGCCCATCATGCTCACCACGCGCACTAGTGAGTAGCGTCCCCGGGGGGATCATGGTCGTGAGCATGTGTGGCCCCCACAGGCACCAGGgcttctgctgcctcctccctgctgcctgctccagctgcagtctGGGCCTGTGCCGAACCCCGGCAGGTTTGGTGGTGCAGATCCTAAAATCCAGCTGGGGGCCTTTGGAAAGCGCTTGGCACAGAGAATTGCTGTTCTCTTTGCTGTGAGTAAAAGGAGTCTGAACCCCATGCAGCTCACTGGGCCCCTGCCCAGGGGCTGGTAAGGGAGCTGGCAGTGGGGATCACTCCTGGATCCTGTTCATCAGGGCCAGGCTGCGCCTGCTGCACTGGTTAGTCCTTGTCACTGGGCCAAGGGTAGCGCAGGTCCCCAGTGCTGCTTGGCTGAGCTGGAGAAGCCCCTGCGCCAGccaggcagcggggctgggtgaTCTCTGCCAACAACGAGCCCTGTGGGCGAGTCACTGCCATCCCACTGGGCTTGGTGTGGGGACGTGCTAGAGAGGGCAGAGGCTGGCAAGGACCTCTGCTCtgtgggcagagggaagggggcaCAGTAGTATCTCTGTGGGGGGATGGGCAGGTGGAGCAGTTGCAGTCCTGCTTTCTAGGGCAGGTGGATGTAGAAATCAAGTGCAAACTGAGGATGGGAGGGGATTAGACCTAGAAAAGCTGCCCTCTAACAAGAAGGGCATGGTGGTGGGAAAGCCCGTGGGCTACATCCCCCCCAGCGGGCTGAGACCGAGTGAAGCccaggggaggagaaggcaggcaTGGCGCTGGGCACAGCAGGGGTCTGTGCCCCTGGCCATGGCATCTTGGGAGGCCTTGAGCCAGGGCTGGATGCCAGGGGCAGTGAGAACGAGGCTCAGGACAGCTGCCTGGGGCGTGCAGTGGACTTAGGGCTAGGCCCAGGCACTGCAGCCCCTTTGGAGCTGCTGTCAggaggctgggggcagaggaggacaGCCCCAGGGGTGCCACGGATGGCATAAGGCCTTTGCAGGCAGGTAGATGGATGTgactcctgcctgcccacacCTCCCGCCTGCCTGCAGGTGGTGAGGACGGGAGAGCATGAGTCTGGCAGGGCAGgtggtgctgagctgctccCGCTGGGGAAGCCAATCTATAGGGGCAGGCAGGACCCCCCTTGCAGGGGCGTGTGGGAGGGATGGATGAGGTGACCCGTGATGACCAGCAGCTGACTGCAGCCCTCTCTGCTTGCTCTGGCCAGGACCGCGTCCGGTGGAAGGCTTTGAGATCACGAATGTGACGGCCAGCGCCATCACGGTGCAATGGGCTCTCCACCGGCTCAAGCACTCCACCGTTAGTAGGGTGCGTGTTGCCATCCGCCAGCCAGGTGACCTGGCAGACCGCACTGTGGAGCTGAACAGCAGCGTGGCCAAGTATACCTTCTTGTGAGTGGGGCGGCAGACAGGTGCCAGGCCAGCTGGCCCTCCCAGGCTGCCCacctttccccttcccaccctgccttcctcctccacagggacctgcagccaggagagaggTACATTGTCCATGTCACAACGCTGAGCGGCCTGGGGATGGAAGACCACCCCTCAGAGAGTCTGGCCACAGCTCCTTTCCACGTGTGGACAAGTGAGTGGGATTGCCTTTGCCACCCCCCCACTGCTTCAGGGGCCCTGGGGCTTGGCAGGCACAGGGCAGCCATGGCTCATGGCCAGCAGGaaagctgcagggaggggaaggtgcaTAAGCTGCCAGGCTGTCTGGCCAGCATGGCATGTAGGAGGCGTGCAGGCAGCCCTCAGGAAGGGCaggcaaggcagcagcacaTCCTCCCCTGTCAGATGTTGTTCACTGCCCAAGACCAGCATGAGCTCAGCCCTATGCGGAGCCTGTATGGGCCTGATTCATCCCCTGCTGTATGGCAGCCGGAGGGCAAGGACCAGACCTGGGTGCCAGGGTGCAGTGAGGCTCTGCCCCCGTTGCCAGGGACCTAGTGCTGAGCATCTCCTCCCAGTGCAttgcacagctggagctgagctgAGGGTTGGCTGGGGCATGGCCAGGCAAGCTGAGGCCCTGGAATGCTTATTAGGTGGTGTGTGAGCAAGTAACGCAGTCGCCATTCAAGGACACCAGCGCTGActccttttctccccacctcctgcctgccccagggcctctccccccccaaaacctcacCGCCTCCCGCATCACCACTACCTCTGTGTCCATGGCATGGGAGCAGCCACCCGCTGGTGCTGTGGAGGCGTACATCATCAATGTCACCACTGCTCAGAGCGTGAAGAGCCGCTATGTGCCCAATGGGAAGCTCGTGACCTACATGGTGCGGGACCTGCTCCCTGGGCAGCGGTACCGCCTGTCTGTGACGGCTGTGCAGAACACGGAGCAAGGTCAAGTGCACAGTGAGCCCATCCACCTCTACGTCACCACCTGTGAGTGCCTGGCTTGCCGGGGCACTGTCAGTTTGCTGCGGCACAAGGGAGGCAATGGCCTAATGGGCAAGTGGGGCAGGGGGATAGGAAACCAGTTGACCAACAGTAACGAGCCCATGGGGACTTGCTGCGCCAGAACCGggtgcctgcagcaggctgTGGGGACAGGATGCAGGTCCCCTGGAAAGGGAGGTGGGGGTTGCAGGGTGCCACCTCCATTAGCGGAGAGCTGATAAAGAGTTACAGCTCGGTGATGCTTCAAGGGGACTGGTGTTTGCAGCCCAGGCATGTGTAGAGTGTGCACATGTCCCTGGACAGCCCTAAATGGCAGCCTGAGGATgaggggactggctgggcgttgggTTGCAGTGCAGACTCATGGCCTGCCTCCCACTAAACCTAACCCTTTGGTCTGCAGTGCAGAGGGATGGGGCTCCGGAGAGACGGTGGAGCCAAGCTGGACACCCCCGGGTCCTGCGCAACAGGCTGCCCCCAGCTTTCCTGCCTGAACTCCGCTTGCTAGCAGATCGTGACACAGCTGAGGAGCCCTCACCAGCCCCCAGGTAGGTGCTGCCCCGACAGCAGCACCCCTGGCTCTTCAACCAGCACTCTGCCCAAGCATTGGGCTGAACACAGCCCCTTTTCCCAGCTCCCTTGTCCAGGTGTGCACAGGGTCAAGCCATGCTCCTGCTGGGTTGCGCCTCTTGCCCACCCACTGGGGCCCTGAGCCAGGCAGGCCCTTGCCCTGTGAGCAGGTCCCCCATGCTGCCCACAGCTGAGCCTGCACCAAGCCTCATGCCACCAGCACGTGCTTTAtccagctgcctccagccctaGCGCATGGGGTGGCTGTGGCCTGGGGGTCCCACAGTGCCCTGTACCCTCATGGCTCTCCTGTCCCAGGTTCACTGAGCTGGTAGATGGCAGAGGGAGGATCAGCACCAGGTTCAGCACTGCGCTAAGCAAATCCATCACTGTGAAGACACGTAAGtgctctgctgcctttctggGCCCATCCTGTCACCCAGTGCCATCTCTTATGCCTACACCCAGGATGGGGtggcagccaggcaggctgctgtAGGGCTGGGGGAGCCATAGAGGAGGGCAGAACCCTCTCACCTCTTGCTGGGCAGACAAGCATCTGCCCTGCTCGCTAGACCCCTGCCCAGGGAGAGGGGTGACACATGGCCAGCTGTGGAGCCCAGAGAGGGACCCTCGATGATGGGAGGCGATGCCAGCTGTAGCACGGGCTGACCTCCCCTGCCAACAGCAGTAGGAGCCCAGGCAGCCACCCCGTGgccctccagcacagctcctgcctgcccagcagccTGAGCCCCTGCTGCCAAGCACAGCCTCACACTTGAGGAGGGTGCCTGGGTGAGATGCCCTTTGCTAGCCCAGGACCAGCCTCCTGTTTGCCACCCCAGAACACCAGGCATACAAGTGCCAGCCCAAGATATCCTACCAGACCTGGGAACCCCATGCCATGGAGTGGGGAAGGGGCCTCGCGCACCTGATGACAGCCCTGGGCTTGCTGCACCtct contains the following coding sequences:
- the SNED1 gene encoding sushi, nidogen and EGF-like domain-containing protein 1 isoform X4, producing the protein MRGLAGWAVLVALGEWLWAGGVVPLADFYPFGPTQGDAATRKQDDGGSELRPLSIPFPFFGAGHTGLYVNNNGIISFLKEVSQFTPVAFPISKDRRVVAAFWADVDNRQAGDVYYRESTEQPILERASRDITQYFPEFPGFSAQWVFIATWYRVTFFGGSSLSPVNTFQIVLITDGKLSFTIFNYESITWTTGMHASSGGDFAGLGGIAAQAGFNAGDGKRYFNIPGSRTDDIADVEMTTNVGIPGRWVFRIDDAQVQVGGCSNTTSVCLTLRPCLNGGKCIEDCITGNPSYTCSCLAGFTGKRCHVDVDECLSHPCQNGATCLNGAGSFSCRCLPGFRGTSCEAEESPCESRVCQNGGRCQAVNGTAACLCQPGYTGVDCQTEVNECESSPCLNGGHCIDLVDNYTCVCLEPFVGQRCETDSSSCEDRSCRNRQTCNYIRPGRYICTCSPGYYGNNCQYGGPRVPAACLSHPCQNAGSCLETEQGYICECQEGYTGQDCRDKLSEGCECRNGGSCLEGNVTICQCLPGFFGLLCEFEVTTTPCNMNTQCPDGGYCMEYGGSYLCVCHTDYGTNHTMPSPCDSEPCLNGGSCEVHDDSYTCECPQGFLGKHCEKAKPRLCSTGPCRNGGTCREADGEYHCTCPYRFTGKHCEIGKPDPCASGPCQNRGTCFHYIGKYKCDCPPGYTGRHCEIEVDCGVPSEVKHAQASFNSTKVGSLAEYHCELGYTLSQHNHPRVCRLPGVWSDPPECDDVDECQSEPCKNGGTCRDLPGSFACYCPEGFVGTQCETEVDACESGPCRNGGECESYGGSYLCVCPEGFFGYHCETASDPCFSSPCGSRGYCLPGNGTHSCTCKVSYTGKSCEKELLPPTSLKVERVEDTGVLISWHPPEDAAARQLIDGYAVTYVSLDGSYRRTDFVDRSRSAHQLRALASGRAYNISVFSVKRNVNNKNDISRPIMLTTRTRPRPVEGFEITNVTASAITVQWALHRLKHSTVSRVRVAIRQPGDLADRTVELNSSVAKYTFLDLQPGERYIVHVTTLSGLGMEDHPSESLATAPFHVWTRPLPPQNLTASRITTTSVSMAWEQPPAGAVEAYIINVTTAQSVKSRYVPNGKLVTYMVRDLLPGQRYRLSVTAVQNTEQGQVHSEPIHLYVTTLQRDGAPERRWSQAGHPRVLRNRLPPAFLPELRLLADRDTAEEPSPAPRFTELVDGRGRISTRFSTALSKSITVKTQPEAPVKLENVEVSSQGSLALKLREAKSKSEGQNCSTNPCRNGGTCIRDAESYHCDCRLGFKGRLCELAACKKVPHSCTRLYSETKSFPVWEGGTCHYLYRRVYKVHQDFCYKESCESTSSEKTTSRKPSNSHTLKKP